Proteins from a single region of Limibacter armeniacum:
- a CDS encoding imelysin family protein has product MKKVLTLLLAGALFASCDNETEPTTDNSTLEAAVLENYSEIVYATYDDAYLTALALQNQVNLFLNDPSQAALEDAKKAWLAAREPYGQSEAFRFYGGPIDDADGPEGQLNAWPLDEAHIDYVVEGSGTNIINDTETFPEITKEVLLEQNENGSETNVALGYHAIEFLLWGQDLSDGPGGGERPYTDYTTADNANRRATYLKLAIQILVDDLASLRAEWAEGGDYRTTFVAENGSIGYILSGMGKLSKGELAGERIFVAYDEQSKEDEHSCFSDNTHRDIVTNALGIKNVYLGSYTRVDGSKIDGAGIDDLVQAKDETLNTEITSLVNESVETCEAIQSPFDQEILSSNPDGRERVKNAFTILREQGDKIAEAAQVLGYSFDPSDI; this is encoded by the coding sequence ATTCTACACTTGAAGCAGCGGTGCTTGAGAACTACTCTGAGATTGTATACGCAACTTACGACGATGCATACCTAACTGCTTTAGCGCTACAAAACCAAGTAAACCTATTCCTGAACGACCCTAGCCAAGCCGCATTGGAAGATGCAAAGAAGGCATGGTTGGCTGCAAGAGAGCCTTACGGACAATCTGAAGCATTCAGATTCTACGGTGGCCCAATCGATGATGCTGATGGACCTGAAGGTCAGCTGAATGCATGGCCATTGGATGAGGCACATATTGATTACGTAGTTGAAGGTTCAGGTACAAACATCATCAACGATACAGAGACTTTCCCTGAAATCACTAAGGAAGTACTGCTGGAGCAAAATGAGAATGGCAGTGAAACAAATGTCGCTCTAGGCTACCATGCCATTGAGTTCCTTCTTTGGGGACAAGACCTTTCTGATGGCCCGGGTGGCGGAGAAAGACCTTATACAGACTATACCACTGCTGACAATGCCAACAGAAGAGCTACTTACCTGAAACTGGCAATCCAGATTCTGGTAGATGACCTTGCTTCTTTAAGAGCAGAATGGGCTGAAGGCGGTGACTACAGAACTACTTTCGTAGCAGAGAATGGTTCAATCGGCTACATCCTATCAGGTATGGGTAAGCTAAGCAAAGGTGAACTGGCTGGTGAGCGTATCTTTGTGGCTTATGATGAGCAAAGCAAGGAAGACGAGCACTCATGTTTCAGCGACAATACACACAGGGATATTGTAACCAACGCATTGGGTATCAAAAATGTGTACTTGGGTAGCTATACAAGAGTGGATGGTTCTAAAATAGATGGTGCTGGTATTGATGACTTGGTACAAGCTAAGGATGAAACACTAAACACTGAGATCACTTCACTGGTAAATGAGTCAGTGGAAACTTGTGAAGCAATCCAAAGTCCATTTGATCAGGAAATTCTGTCTTCAAATCCTGATGGTAGAGAGAGGGTAAAGAATGCCTTTACGATCCTGAGAGAGCAAGGCGACAAGATTGCTGAAGCCGCTCAAGTGTTGGGTTACTCTTTTGACCCTTCAGATATTTAA
- a CDS encoding di-heme oxidoreductase family protein: MKKVYLLSILLLGLLACEDKDTTVATSWYEEGEEFPGGATSHYDISVNAFSNPAPNLEGDGDLIFVTGNSFFNRNWVKAPSSTEDLDGLGPFFNSRSCAGCHFKDGRGKAPDQFGDPLSSMLVRLSVPGSGSHGEPVGEPTYGGQLANNGILEVGESGEGELLIAYEEITGEYADGEKYTIRKPTYTFNLNLGEFESGVMYSPRVANQMIGLGLLEAVETNTILSFADEFDTNKDGISGRPNMVWDMIAQKEVIGRFGWKANMPNLKQQVAGAFLGDIGITSSLFPDESCTDLEQACNETISGGKPELKESILDKVTFYSSTLAVPVRSQAKDEEVLKGKALFKQLQCSGCHIPSMTTGAHTISALAYQTIFPYTDLLLHDMGDDLADNRPDFQATGNEWRTPPLWGIGLIETVNGHTQLLHDGRARNVEEAILWHGGEASKSKESFIQLSAEERTALITFVNSL; encoded by the coding sequence ATGAAAAAAGTTTACTTACTGAGTATACTCCTGCTGGGTCTTTTGGCATGTGAAGACAAGGATACTACAGTCGCAACGTCATGGTATGAAGAGGGTGAGGAATTTCCGGGAGGCGCAACCTCACATTATGACATCTCTGTCAATGCCTTTTCCAATCCTGCTCCTAATCTTGAAGGTGATGGTGACCTGATCTTTGTGACTGGAAATTCATTTTTTAACCGAAACTGGGTAAAAGCCCCTTCCTCAACGGAGGATTTGGATGGTCTGGGTCCTTTCTTTAACTCCCGCTCATGCGCCGGGTGCCACTTCAAGGATGGCCGTGGAAAAGCTCCTGACCAGTTTGGCGATCCGTTATCCTCTATGCTGGTTCGCTTGAGTGTTCCAGGAAGTGGAAGTCATGGTGAACCTGTAGGCGAACCGACATACGGCGGCCAGTTAGCCAACAATGGCATTCTGGAAGTCGGAGAAAGTGGTGAAGGTGAACTGCTGATTGCATATGAAGAGATTACAGGCGAGTATGCGGATGGGGAAAAATATACAATCCGCAAGCCTACCTATACTTTTAACCTGAATCTGGGAGAGTTTGAAAGTGGTGTCATGTACTCGCCAAGGGTAGCCAACCAGATGATTGGTTTGGGGCTTCTGGAGGCAGTTGAAACTAATACCATCCTGTCTTTTGCTGACGAATTCGATACAAACAAAGACGGCATCAGTGGCAGACCAAACATGGTCTGGGACATGATTGCCCAAAAAGAGGTAATCGGGCGATTCGGTTGGAAAGCCAATATGCCCAACCTGAAACAACAGGTTGCTGGTGCCTTCCTTGGTGATATTGGCATTACCTCATCCCTATTTCCTGACGAGTCTTGTACAGATCTTGAGCAAGCTTGCAATGAAACAATAAGCGGAGGTAAACCGGAATTGAAGGAAAGCATTTTGGACAAGGTTACTTTTTACAGCTCTACACTCGCTGTACCTGTCAGGTCTCAAGCCAAGGATGAGGAAGTGCTTAAGGGAAAAGCCCTCTTCAAGCAACTTCAATGTAGCGGGTGTCATATCCCGAGTATGACAACTGGGGCACATACGATCTCTGCACTGGCCTATCAGACCATCTTTCCTTATACAGATCTCCTGCTTCATGATATGGGTGATGATTTGGCTGATAACCGACCAGACTTCCAAGCAACTGGCAATGAGTGGCGTACTCCGCCTTTATGGGGTATTGGACTGATTGAGACGGTCAATGGACATACGCAACTGCTCCATGACGGTAGAGCCAGAAACGTGGAAGAAGCCATCCTGTGGCATGGTGGAGAAGCTAGCAAATCAAAGGAAAGTTTTATTCAGCTATCAGCAGAGGAAAGAACTGCATTGATCACTTTTGTAAACTCCCTATAA
- a CDS encoding imelysin family protein, with product MKSLKILAWAMVILSLCACESDEGSRDFDKEVLLKDLATNIIVPSYTQFSDASSSFLNATVTFTETPQEDNLIALQAEWVKMTNSWASIEMVDLGPVAINYFRTYISRWPLTETALIEEAINTTETIDETYVSNQGSTRKGLHAIEYLIFDQDNDHQKIIDAFADPNRGLYLKALAQNLVTISTQMSNDWSNTYQAEFIEKIGNGIGTSVNDLANNIIVFAENIKNKKLGAPLGKGSLTQELAPDLVESPYSKTSVEQLKENLTSLKLYFEGNGGTGLAKLIDFSTENTENHQLSEKIISQIEGIITLLDGFNTPLFTAVENQQLEQSNELYTEMENLIRLLKSDMMSALSLTLTFSDNDGD from the coding sequence ATGAAATCTCTAAAAATATTGGCTTGGGCAATGGTTATCCTGTCCCTTTGCGCCTGTGAATCCGATGAAGGAAGCCGTGACTTTGACAAGGAAGTATTGCTGAAAGACTTGGCTACGAATATCATTGTCCCATCCTATACACAATTTTCGGATGCCTCTTCCTCTTTCCTGAATGCGACAGTGACATTTACCGAAACGCCACAGGAAGATAACCTGATTGCCTTACAGGCAGAATGGGTGAAAATGACCAATTCATGGGCCAGCATCGAAATGGTTGACTTGGGACCCGTTGCCATCAATTACTTCCGCACGTACATCAGCCGTTGGCCACTAACAGAAACTGCGCTGATAGAGGAAGCCATCAATACGACTGAGACCATTGATGAAACCTATGTCAGTAATCAAGGCTCTACCAGAAAAGGACTACATGCAATTGAGTACCTGATCTTCGATCAGGACAATGATCACCAAAAGATCATTGATGCATTTGCAGATCCAAACAGAGGATTGTACCTGAAAGCCTTGGCGCAAAATCTGGTGACGATCTCAACACAGATGAGTAACGACTGGAGCAACACCTATCAAGCTGAGTTTATCGAAAAAATCGGCAACGGCATTGGTACGTCAGTCAATGATCTGGCGAACAATATTATCGTGTTTGCTGAGAATATTAAGAACAAGAAACTAGGTGCACCGCTAGGAAAAGGCTCCCTTACGCAAGAATTGGCGCCCGACCTTGTGGAAAGTCCATACTCCAAGACCTCGGTTGAGCAACTGAAGGAAAACCTGACTTCATTAAAATTATACTTCGAGGGGAATGGAGGAACAGGCTTAGCAAAACTGATTGATTTCTCTACTGAGAATACAGAAAACCATCAGCTCTCAGAAAAAATCATCAGCCAGATTGAGGGAATCATTACTCTTCTGGATGGTTTTAACACACCGCTCTTTACAGCAGTTGAAAACCAGCAACTGGAACAGTCGAATGAACTTTACACCGAGATGGAAAACCTGATTCGCTTGTTAAAGTCTGATATGATGTCGGCTCTTAGCCTGACGCTGACTTTCAGCGATAATGATGGGGATTAG
- a CDS encoding SDR family NAD(P)-dependent oxidoreductase produces MKATALITGASSGIGQEFARIHAEKGGNLVIVARSADKLNQLKSELEAKYSCAVYVITKDLTELSAPKEVYDEVKEKGIEVDYLINNAGFGGHGKFHEREWEQDLAMINLNIVALTALTRFFLPDMVAKNKGKILNVSSTASLLPGPLQAVYYATKAYVTFFSNAIAEELRDTKVTVTTLMPGATETGFAAVSGMDKTSLFEKTASASSVAKDGYEGMLAGKLDVVSGLTFAQKVMLSAIPFTPKKVLLSQIRQMQEI; encoded by the coding sequence ATGAAAGCAACAGCACTAATTACAGGAGCTTCAAGTGGTATAGGTCAGGAATTCGCCAGAATTCATGCAGAAAAGGGAGGTAATCTGGTAATCGTTGCCAGAAGTGCAGACAAGCTTAACCAATTGAAAAGCGAGTTGGAGGCCAAGTACTCGTGTGCGGTTTATGTGATAACCAAAGATTTAACGGAACTGAGTGCGCCAAAAGAAGTGTACGATGAGGTAAAAGAAAAAGGCATTGAAGTAGATTACTTGATAAATAATGCAGGATTTGGTGGACATGGTAAGTTCCACGAAAGGGAATGGGAACAGGATTTGGCTATGATCAACCTGAATATTGTTGCACTGACAGCCCTGACAAGGTTTTTTCTTCCTGATATGGTCGCCAAGAATAAAGGGAAAATACTGAATGTATCCTCGACAGCGAGTCTGTTGCCCGGACCGTTACAGGCCGTTTACTATGCAACAAAGGCTTACGTTACATTCTTCAGCAATGCCATTGCGGAAGAGTTAAGGGACACCAAGGTAACAGTCACTACATTGATGCCAGGTGCTACTGAAACGGGGTTTGCAGCAGTATCAGGAATGGACAAGACTTCGTTGTTTGAGAAGACTGCGAGTGCCAGTTCCGTAGCAAAGGATGGTTACGAAGGGATGTTGGCTGGCAAGTTGGACGTTGTATCAGGGTTAACTTTTGCACAAAAAGTGATGCTCTCTGCGATTCCATTTACACCTAAAAAAGTGTTGCTTTCGCAAATCAGGCAAATGCAGGAGATTTAA